In the Gossypium raimondii isolate GPD5lz chromosome 9, ASM2569854v1, whole genome shotgun sequence genome, one interval contains:
- the LOC105798493 gene encoding zinc finger CCCH domain-containing protein 48 → MDLDGGNRRVFNRLGGSSAASPDSSKNQKVCYHWRAGKCSRFPCPFLHRELPHPSGPAAATSNGSGAPKRFADDSGFSGPALRRGPNFNNNHNNSWGRMGANKVVRKTEKVCNYWVQGNCSYGDKCRFLHSWSLGECFTLLNHLDGHQKVVTGIALPAGMDKLYTGSKDETVRAWDTNTGQCMGVINLGGEVGCMISEGPWLFVGIPNVVKAWNTQTNQELSLSGPVGQVYTMVVGNDLLFAGTQDGTILAWKFNAVTNNFEPAASLKGHTLAVVSLVVGANRLYSGSMDHSIKAWSLETLQCLQTLTEHTSVVMSLLCWEQFLLSCSLDQTIKVWVATESGNLEVTYTHKEEHGLLNLRGMPDSESKPVLMCSCNDNSVRLYDLPSFSEKGKIFAKQEIRAIEVGPGGLFFTGDGTGFRVWKWAEAVPKP, encoded by the exons ATGGATTTAGACGGCGGCAACAGGCGCGTTTTTAACCGACTCGGAGGTTCTTCAGCTGCCTCACCCGACTCCTCAAAAAACCAGAAAGTTTGTTATCATTGGAGGGCCGGTAAGTGCTCCCGTTTCCCATGCCCTTTCTTGCACCGTGAACTGCCTCATCCTTCTGGCCCCGCCGCCGCTACCTCTAATGGATCCGGTGCCCCCAAACGTTTCGCCGATGATTCTGGGTTTTCGGGTCCGGCCCTACGACGAGGCcccaatttcaataataatcataacaatAGTTGGGGGAGAATGGGGGCTAATAAGGTGGTTCGGAAAACGGAGAAAGTGTGTAATTATTGGGTGCAAGGGAACTGTAGTTACGGAGACAAGTGTAGGTTTTTACATTCCTGGAGTTTAGGGGAATGCTTTACCTTGTTGAATCACCTTGATGGACACCAGAAA GTTGTTACCGGAATTGCATTACCGGCAGGTATGGATAAGCTCTATACTGGGAGTAAAGATGAGACTGTGAGGGCTTGGGATACCAACACTGGTCAG TGTATGGGTGTGATTAATCTTGGTGGTGAAGTTGGTTGCATGATCAGTGAAGGTCCTTGGCTGTTTGTTGGCATACCTAATGTTGTCAAG GCATGGAACACCCAAACTAATCAAGAGCTCAGTCTTAGTGGACCTGTTGGGCAAGTTTATACTATGGTTGTGGGTAACGATTTGCTCTTTGCTGGTACACAG GATGGTACTATTTTAGCATGGAAATTTAATGCCGTCACCAACAACTTTGAACCAGCAGCATCACTTAAGGGTCACACCCTTGCAGTTGTATCATTAGTTGTTGGGGCTAATAGACTGTACTCTGGTTCCATGGACCATTCTATAAAG GCCTGGAGTCTAGAAACTTTGCAGTGTCTACAGACTTTGACAGAGCACACTAGTGTTGTGATGTCCTTGCTTTGCTGGGAACAATTTCTTTTATCTTGTTCATTGGACCAAACAATAAAG GTGTGGGTAGCTACTGAGAGTGGAAACTTGGAAGTAACATATACTCACAAAGAAGAACAT GGCTTGCTGAACCTTCGTGGAATGCCTGACTCGGAATCCAAGCCTGTATTGATGTGTTCATGCAATGACAATTCTGTCCGCCTCTATGATCTGCCCTC GTTCTCGGAGAAGGGTAAAATATTTGCAAAGCAGGAGATTCGTGCAATAGAGGTAGGCCCTGGGGGGCTGTTTTTCACTGGAGATGGAACTGGTTTTAGAGTGTGGAAATGGGCAGAAGCCGTTCCCAAGCCCTGA